Proteins from one Gemmatimonadetes bacterium SCN 70-22 genomic window:
- a CDS encoding twin arginine-targeting protein translocase TatC has translation MATVGHPAEMPFLEHLEELRWRILKSLVALVAGVVVAFSLLLKFDIILILERPILPFLNGHQLVYTHPADPFKITMSMAFALGAIFASPVLIWQVWGFLSPALYKHEKKVIIPVLIFGAILFLAGVSLAFFGIIPITLKMFYSIQTASLTPMITAGEYFDFVVSLSLVLGAVFELPIAVLALTALGIVTPQFLNRFRRHAVVVCLVASAFITPGQDPFSLLAIAVPLYLLFELSVVCSFVVYRRKQRREESRLAEESGVMA, from the coding sequence ATGGCGACTGTAGGGCACCCGGCGGAAATGCCGTTCCTCGAGCACCTCGAGGAACTGCGCTGGCGCATCCTCAAGTCGCTCGTGGCGCTCGTCGCGGGGGTCGTGGTCGCCTTCTCGCTCCTCCTCAAGTTCGACATCATCCTGATCCTGGAACGGCCGATCCTCCCGTTCCTCAACGGGCACCAGCTGGTCTACACGCACCCGGCCGACCCGTTCAAGATCACCATGAGCATGGCGTTCGCCCTGGGCGCCATCTTCGCGTCGCCGGTCCTCATCTGGCAGGTGTGGGGCTTCCTCTCGCCCGCGCTGTACAAGCACGAGAAGAAGGTCATCATCCCCGTCCTCATCTTCGGGGCGATCCTGTTCCTGGCCGGCGTCTCGCTCGCGTTCTTCGGGATCATCCCGATCACGCTGAAGATGTTCTACAGCATCCAGACGGCGTCGCTCACCCCGATGATCACCGCGGGGGAGTACTTCGACTTCGTCGTCTCGCTCTCGCTGGTGCTCGGGGCGGTCTTCGAGCTCCCGATTGCCGTCCTCGCGCTCACCGCGCTCGGGATCGTGACGCCGCAGTTCCTCAACCGGTTCCGGCGGCACGCGGTCGTCGTCTGCCTGGTGGCATCGGCCTTCATCACGCCGGGGCAGGATCCGTTCTCGCTCCTCGCGATCGCGGTCCCGCTGTACCTGCTCTTCGAGTTGAGCGTCGTGTGCTCGTTCGTCGTGTACCGCCGCAAGCAGCGACGCGAGGAGTCGCGCCTGGCCGAAGAGTCGGGAGTGATGGCGTGA
- a CDS encoding tol-pal system protein YbgF translates to MRILQGDILSFRTEAARADSARARQLAAVAASLGTVADSVRATSDRLTRFQGDSRGELRAIQQQLLQIQELTGQSQRRLQEMRAEMEARAQQAVAPPVVAPPGDTSAIAPVQAAPGPNQLYQLAYDQLRRGSYSAARAGFEELLRRYPTSELAPDAQINIAEAYAAEGTSTAADSAYAAVVEKYPRSMRASTALYKLALSIARQGRRADARTTMDRVVREYPTSDEADLAREWLRTNR, encoded by the coding sequence ATGCGGATCCTTCAGGGCGACATCCTGAGCTTCCGCACCGAGGCCGCGCGCGCCGACTCGGCGCGCGCGCGCCAGCTCGCTGCGGTGGCGGCATCGTTAGGCACGGTGGCCGACTCGGTGCGGGCCACCAGCGATCGCCTGACCCGGTTCCAGGGGGACTCGCGCGGTGAGCTGCGCGCGATCCAGCAACAGCTCCTGCAGATCCAGGAACTGACGGGGCAGAGCCAGCGGCGCCTGCAGGAAATGCGGGCCGAGATGGAGGCGCGGGCCCAGCAGGCGGTGGCGCCGCCGGTCGTCGCGCCGCCGGGGGACACCTCGGCGATCGCCCCGGTCCAGGCCGCTCCCGGTCCGAACCAATTGTACCAGTTGGCGTATGACCAGTTGCGCCGCGGGAGCTATTCCGCGGCGCGGGCGGGCTTCGAGGAGTTGCTCCGGCGGTATCCCACGTCGGAGCTCGCCCCCGACGCCCAGATCAACATCGCCGAGGCGTACGCGGCCGAGGGGACCTCGACGGCGGCCGACTCGGCGTATGCGGCCGTGGTGGAGAAGTACCCGCGCTCGATGCGGGCGTCCACGGCACTCTACAAGCTGGCGCTCTCCATCGCGCGCCAGGGGCGACGCGCCGACGCCCGCACGACGATGGATCGCGTGGTGCGGGAGTACCCCACCTCGGACGAAGCCGACCTCGCACGGGAGTGGCTGCGGACGAATCGATAG
- a CDS encoding peptidoglycan-associated lipoprotein: MTRGTRVLALSVLALAAVSACRKKPEVTPAPSGPAPSPTCDQRCRDSIALAEKRHADSIAAANAAREAAERERALAATKATLAAPVYFEYDSDELSPDARATLDAKLAIFRANPSLRLRVAGHTDERGSDEYNLALGQRRAAAVKRYLSDQGIDGGRLDIVSFGEERPAVAASNEEAWRMNRRAEFEVIAGAESLVAPK, from the coding sequence ATGACTCGTGGAACTCGCGTACTCGCCCTCTCGGTGCTGGCCCTCGCCGCCGTTTCCGCCTGCCGCAAGAAGCCGGAGGTGACGCCGGCGCCGAGCGGCCCGGCGCCGTCCCCGACGTGCGACCAGCGGTGCCGTGACAGCATCGCCCTCGCCGAGAAGCGCCATGCCGACTCCATCGCTGCGGCGAATGCGGCGCGCGAGGCGGCGGAGCGTGAGCGCGCGCTGGCGGCGACCAAGGCGACGTTGGCGGCTCCCGTCTACTTCGAGTACGACTCCGACGAGCTCTCGCCCGACGCCCGTGCCACGCTCGATGCCAAGCTCGCGATCTTCCGGGCCAACCCGTCGCTGCGCCTCCGCGTGGCGGGGCACACGGATGAGCGCGGGTCGGACGAGTACAACCTGGCGCTCGGCCAGCGCCGCGCGGCGGCGGTCAAGCGCTACCTCTCCGACCAGGGGATCGATGGTGGGCGCCTCGACATCGTGTCGTTCGGCGAGGAGCGTCCCGCGGTGGCGGCGTCCAACGAGGAGGCGTGGCGCATGAACCGGCGTGCCGAGTTCGAGGTCATCGCCGGCGCCGAATCGCTCGTGGCGCCGAAATGA
- a CDS encoding UDP-glucose 4-epimerase: MSRRALVTGGAGFIGSHVVELLLARGYHVDVVDNLSSGKRENVPPGATLHVAGIGESGTAALVRDGRYDVLCHLAAQIDVRRSVNDPAFDATINILGTLNLLEAVRASGHPTRFVFSSTGGAIYGDFVSVPTVESMPKDPESPYGIAKLSVEYYLGYYARIHGLDTVALRYSNVYGPRQDPHGEAGVVAIFCNRILRGEALTVFGEGLQTRDYVYAGDVARANLAAAEAALPRPAQLDVRAYNVGTGVQTTVLELAASLQGAAGSNVPVQHAPARAGEQQRSAVDIDKAARELGWRPEVSLADGTRRTFEYFAARHREGAQ, translated from the coding sequence GTGAGCCGCCGGGCGCTGGTCACCGGCGGCGCCGGATTCATCGGGTCGCACGTCGTCGAGCTCCTCCTCGCCCGCGGATACCACGTCGACGTCGTCGACAATCTCTCGTCAGGCAAGCGTGAGAACGTGCCGCCCGGGGCGACGTTGCACGTGGCAGGCATCGGGGAGTCGGGGACGGCGGCGCTCGTGCGCGACGGGCGCTACGACGTCCTGTGCCACCTCGCGGCGCAGATCGACGTGCGCAGGAGCGTCAACGACCCGGCGTTCGACGCGACCATCAACATCCTGGGGACGCTGAACCTCCTGGAGGCGGTGCGCGCATCCGGACACCCGACGCGCTTCGTCTTCTCGTCGACGGGCGGGGCGATCTACGGCGACTTCGTCTCGGTGCCGACGGTCGAATCGATGCCGAAGGACCCGGAGTCGCCGTACGGGATCGCCAAGCTGTCGGTGGAGTACTACCTCGGGTACTACGCGCGCATCCACGGGCTCGACACGGTGGCGCTGCGATATTCGAACGTCTACGGACCGCGCCAGGACCCGCACGGCGAGGCGGGAGTCGTGGCCATCTTCTGCAACCGGATCCTCAGGGGTGAGGCGCTGACGGTCTTCGGCGAGGGGCTCCAGACGCGCGATTACGTGTACGCGGGCGACGTCGCGCGCGCCAATCTCGCCGCTGCCGAGGCGGCGCTCCCCCGGCCGGCGCAGCTCGACGTGCGAGCCTACAACGTGGGGACGGGGGTGCAGACGACGGTGCTGGAGCTGGCGGCGTCGTTGCAGGGCGCGGCGGGGTCCAACGTCCCCGTGCAGCACGCCCCGGCCCGCGCGGGCGAGCAGCAACGCTCGGCGGTCGACATCGACAAGGCCGCACGCGAACTGGGGTGGCGCCCGGAGGTGTCGCTGGCCGACGGGACGCGCCGGACCTTCGAGTACTTCGCCGCGCGGCATCGCGAGGGGGCGCAGTGA
- a CDS encoding ribosomal-protein-alanine N-acetyltransferase has product MSDDGHVTIRDATLADVDAIAAIERGTFSDPWSARSFRELVGRPDVVFEVAESPELPLGAIAGYAIVYLADADGDLANLATAAGTRRRGIGRLLLRHSLATARQRGAHLVFLEVRESNQAARALYESEGFTGVGRRARYYAHPVEDALILRKELV; this is encoded by the coding sequence ATGAGCGATGACGGCCACGTCACGATTCGCGACGCGACCCTCGCCGACGTCGACGCAATCGCCGCGATCGAGCGCGGGACGTTTTCCGACCCGTGGTCGGCGCGGTCGTTTCGCGAGCTGGTGGGCCGCCCCGATGTGGTCTTCGAGGTCGCCGAGTCCCCGGAGCTCCCCCTCGGCGCGATCGCCGGCTACGCGATCGTCTATCTCGCCGACGCCGACGGCGACCTGGCGAACCTCGCGACCGCTGCCGGTACCCGGCGGAGGGGGATCGGACGTCTGCTCCTTCGGCATTCGCTCGCCACGGCGCGCCAACGCGGTGCACACCTGGTCTTCCTGGAGGTCCGGGAGTCGAACCAGGCGGCGCGGGCGCTGTACGAATCCGAGGGGTTCACTGGCGTCGGGCGTCGCGCGCGGTACTATGCGCACCCGGTAGAGGACGCGCTGATCCTCCGCAAGGAGTTGGTGTAG
- a CDS encoding tRNA (adenosine(37)-N6)-threonylcarbamoyltransferase complex dimerization subunit type 1 TsaB codes for MPELTLVLEASTGTGSVALLRGGALVAETEVAMRGHDGERLMPSVVQLLAERGVPASALARVICGAGPGGFTSLRIAAALAKGVADSLGIELWAASSLALLAASDEGLGDGRGGREPAALAPSGGGDTRSRNVGGSAPSAEDADGAVIAVIDALRGEWYCQRFVRSAEGVIVADGEPGLMARPALASVAAGAGARVVGMGGDTFAGGRNAVPLARDVARLVPGPLLAPVALDTWEPDYGRLAEAQVKWEKAHGRSLGATG; via the coding sequence ATGCCTGAGCTGACACTGGTCCTCGAGGCGTCGACGGGAACGGGGTCCGTCGCCCTCCTCCGGGGGGGCGCCCTCGTCGCCGAGACGGAGGTCGCCATGCGCGGGCACGACGGGGAACGCCTCATGCCGTCGGTCGTGCAGCTGCTGGCGGAGCGCGGGGTCCCGGCCAGTGCGCTGGCGCGCGTCATCTGCGGGGCGGGGCCGGGGGGCTTCACGTCGCTTCGCATCGCCGCCGCCCTCGCGAAGGGGGTGGCCGACTCGTTGGGGATCGAACTGTGGGCCGCGTCGTCACTCGCGCTCCTGGCCGCCAGCGATGAAGGGCTCGGGGACGGGAGGGGGGGACGCGAGCCGGCCGCGCTCGCGCCATCGGGGGGGGGCGACACGCGGTCGCGCAACGTCGGGGGCTCGGCGCCGTCGGCCGAGGACGCCGACGGGGCGGTCATCGCGGTGATCGACGCCCTTCGCGGCGAGTGGTATTGCCAGCGCTTCGTGCGTAGCGCGGAGGGCGTCATCGTGGCGGACGGCGAGCCGGGACTCATGGCGCGCCCGGCGCTGGCGTCGGTCGCGGCCGGCGCGGGCGCTCGCGTCGTCGGAATGGGAGGAGACACGTTCGCCGGCGGCCGGAACGCCGTCCCGCTCGCGCGTGACGTCGCGCGCCTCGTGCCGGGCCCCCTCCTCGCCCCGGTGGCGCTCGACACGTGGGAGCCCGACTACGGTCGCCTGGCCGAAGCCCAGGTGAAGTGGGAGAAGGCGCACGGGCGCTCGCTGGGCGCCACCGGATGA
- a CDS encoding tRNA (adenosine(37)-N6)-threonylcarbamoyltransferase complex ATPase subunit type 1 TsaE: MPVLTRDALLAWGEAFGRGLRAPCVVTLAGDLGAGKTTLVQAICRGAGVREPVTSPTFALVHEYAGGATPVYHLDLYRLRDPRELLGLGWDEIVSAHAIVLVEWPERAGDALPPDAVRLTLAHVPGRDDVRELVAHGSSDGRGDA; encoded by the coding sequence ATGCCGGTGCTGACACGTGACGCCCTGCTGGCCTGGGGCGAGGCCTTCGGGCGCGGACTCCGCGCGCCGTGCGTCGTCACCCTCGCCGGCGACCTCGGCGCGGGGAAGACGACCCTGGTGCAGGCCATCTGCCGCGGCGCGGGCGTCCGCGAGCCGGTCACGTCGCCGACCTTCGCCCTGGTGCACGAATACGCGGGCGGGGCCACCCCGGTGTATCACCTCGACCTGTACCGCCTGCGCGACCCGCGCGAGCTGCTGGGGCTGGGGTGGGACGAGATCGTATCGGCGCACGCGATCGTCCTCGTGGAATGGCCGGAGCGCGCCGGCGATGCGCTTCCCCCTGACGCGGTGCGGCTGACCCTCGCCCACGTTCCGGGACGCGACGACGTCCGGGAGCTCGTGGCGCACGGGAGCTCCGACGGGAGGGGCGATGCCTGA
- a CDS encoding excinuclease ABC subunit B — translation MPSPAPFRLESPFSPAGDQPKAIAELTAGLARGDRFQTLLGVTGSGKTMTVANVIAAHGKPTLVLSHNKTLAAQLYGELKSFFPANAVEYFISYYDYYQPEAYVPSTDTYIEKDASINEDIDRLRLRATSSLMERDDVIIVATVSAIYGLGDPVEYRERMVTLTRGQRISRDQILRLLVGILYSRNDVAFERGTFRVRGDTIEILPAYEEQGVRVEMWGDEIERISKISAVTGETIATLERAAIYPAKHFITNRPTLVKAVESIRAELADRLTVLRNAGKLLEAQRLESRTNFDVEMMLEIGTCAGIENYSRHLTGRSAGERPACLFDYFPEDFLVVIDESHVTLPQVRGMYNGDRARKEVLVDYGFRLPSALDNRPLVFDEFLALTPRALFVSATPSELELRLSEGVVVEQIIRPTGLVDPEIEVRPVRGQVDDLLNEIRLRERKGERVLVTTLTKRMAEDLTDYLAQTGVRVRYMHSDIDAIERMEIVRGLRLGEFDVLIGINLLREGLDMPEVSLVAILDADQEGFLRSDRSLIQTVGRAARHVNGRAIFYADRVTDSMKRCLDETSRRRQLQMAFNTAHGIVPRGVVKSVDEVRFITRVADAREDREEKGRRVAEAKATYSTAELDEMIARLERDMRVAADELDFEAAARLRDEVFELRARRDSAGSARKRDAFAEIRAHR, via the coding sequence ATGCCGTCGCCCGCCCCATTTCGCCTCGAATCCCCGTTCTCCCCGGCCGGCGACCAGCCCAAGGCGATCGCCGAGCTGACCGCGGGGCTCGCGCGCGGCGACCGGTTCCAGACGCTGCTCGGCGTGACCGGGTCGGGGAAGACGATGACCGTGGCGAACGTCATCGCGGCCCACGGGAAGCCGACGCTCGTCCTGTCGCACAACAAGACGCTGGCGGCGCAGCTGTACGGGGAGCTCAAGAGCTTCTTCCCGGCGAACGCGGTCGAGTACTTCATCTCGTACTACGACTACTACCAGCCCGAGGCGTACGTCCCCTCGACCGACACCTACATCGAGAAGGACGCCTCGATCAACGAGGACATCGACCGGCTCCGCCTGCGGGCCACCTCGTCGCTGATGGAGCGCGATGACGTGATCATCGTCGCGACGGTCTCGGCGATCTACGGCCTGGGCGATCCGGTGGAGTACCGCGAGCGGATGGTCACGCTCACGCGCGGCCAGCGGATCTCGCGCGACCAGATCCTGCGCCTCCTGGTGGGGATCCTCTATTCGCGCAACGACGTCGCCTTCGAGCGCGGGACGTTCCGCGTGCGCGGCGACACCATCGAGATCCTCCCGGCATACGAGGAGCAGGGGGTGCGCGTGGAGATGTGGGGCGACGAGATCGAGCGCATCTCGAAGATCTCGGCGGTGACGGGGGAGACGATCGCGACGCTCGAGCGCGCGGCGATCTATCCGGCGAAGCACTTCATCACCAACCGCCCGACCCTGGTGAAGGCGGTGGAGTCGATCCGGGCCGAGCTGGCGGACCGCCTGACGGTGCTGCGCAACGCGGGGAAGCTCCTGGAGGCGCAGCGGCTCGAGTCGCGGACGAACTTCGACGTCGAGATGATGCTGGAGATCGGGACGTGCGCCGGGATCGAGAATTACTCGCGCCACCTCACGGGGCGCAGCGCCGGGGAGCGGCCAGCCTGCCTGTTCGACTACTTCCCCGAGGACTTCCTCGTCGTGATCGACGAGTCGCACGTGACGCTCCCGCAGGTGCGCGGGATGTACAACGGCGACCGGGCGCGCAAGGAGGTGCTGGTGGACTACGGCTTTCGCCTCCCCAGTGCGCTGGACAACCGTCCCCTCGTGTTCGACGAGTTCCTGGCGCTGACGCCGCGCGCGCTCTTCGTGAGCGCCACGCCCTCCGAGCTCGAGCTGCGGCTGTCGGAAGGGGTGGTGGTGGAGCAGATCATCCGGCCGACGGGCCTGGTCGATCCGGAGATCGAGGTGCGCCCGGTGCGCGGGCAGGTGGACGACCTTCTCAACGAGATCCGCCTCCGAGAGCGGAAGGGGGAGCGCGTCCTGGTCACGACGCTCACCAAGCGGATGGCCGAGGACCTCACGGACTACCTGGCGCAGACCGGCGTGCGGGTCCGTTACATGCACTCCGACATCGACGCCATCGAGCGGATGGAGATCGTGCGCGGGTTGCGGCTGGGGGAGTTCGACGTCCTCATCGGGATCAACCTGCTGCGCGAGGGGCTCGACATGCCCGAGGTTTCGCTGGTGGCGATCCTCGATGCGGACCAGGAGGGGTTCCTGCGGAGCGACCGTTCGCTGATCCAGACGGTGGGGCGCGCCGCCAGGCACGTGAACGGCCGGGCGATCTTCTATGCGGACCGGGTCACCGATTCCATGAAGCGGTGCCTGGACGAGACGTCGCGCCGTCGGCAGCTGCAAATGGCGTTCAACACGGCGCACGGGATCGTCCCCCGGGGGGTCGTGAAGTCGGTGGACGAGGTGCGCTTCATCACGCGGGTGGCTGATGCCCGGGAAGACAGGGAGGAGAAGGGGCGCCGGGTCGCCGAGGCGAAGGCGACGTATTCCACCGCCGAGCTGGACGAGATGATCGCCCGGCTGGAACGGGACATGCGGGTGGCGGCCGATGAGCTCGACTTCGAGGCGGCCGCGCGGTTGCGTGACGAGGTGTTCGAACTGCGCGCGCGACGCGACAGCGCCGGCAGCGCGCGCAAGCGCGACGCGTTCGCCGAGATCCGGGCGCATCGTTAG
- a CDS encoding preprotein translocase subunit SecA yields the protein MLKGILSKVFGTRHEREQRRIQPIVDEINAHYERLQSVSEDELRGQTAKFRRVLAERTDALERRVAELKQLKHTTKDPAVREAIDLELGGGDGRGGIEKELRDEIAEVLDELLPEAFATVREGARRLCGSIVQVTGQELKWDMVHYDVQLMGGIQLHLGRIAEMATGEGKTLVATLPLYLNALPGKGSHLVTVNSYLARRDSQWMGHLFRYLGLTVGCLDDTEPGTLERRAAYNADITYGTNNEYGFDYLRDNMVVALDQRVQRGHWYAIVDEVDSVLIDEARTPLIISGPVGNENDQAFAEHNGAVLRLFRRQTEVVTVLVGDAERALEQGDKDAAALGFFKAQLGSPKNKRLMKALNEPGVKQLVQKMELEYIADRKLPPSKQQFRELENDLFFVLDEKGHTVHLTDSGIDLLSPDDPDEFALPDISTEIHRIDRDGEMSPTEKLEARRTIEAQYAMKSEKLHIVHQLLRAHALYEKDVNYVVQDGQVLIVDEFTGRTMPGRRWSEGLHQAVEAKEGVQVKGETQTLATITIQNYFRMYEKLGGMTGTAETEETEFHQIYGLEVAVIPTNRPVVREDRQDLIYKTRREKFNAIVEETRRLHELGYPVLVGTVNVEVSETLSRMFKRAGLPHNVLNAKYHQREAEIVAGAGQRGAVTIATNMAGRGTDIKLGEGVKAALPSKIADPDGKEIDVEECGGLHIIGSERHESRRIDRQLRGRSGRQGDPGASQFFLSLEDDLMRLFQSDRIARLMDRLGAQEGEVLTHPLVTRSIEQAQKRVELQNFQARKRLLDYDDVMNQQREVIYSLRSFALEGGEELRGESLKMVEKAITKRVTDLLAVYEDASQWDLGLVRQELLMHYLLSVPELEGDDTPTTTDGVVQAAVASARLAFAAKEESLNAVRDESGQGFAPRLNALVMLNVLDEKWKDHLYDLDQLRAAIHYRSWGQKDPLIEYKQEAYTMFVDLMGDIHHTFAERFLRAQLVFNPQDFMGGDGAGAPSPEPEAPRRPTKRYNALGILEDIVDEPLVAEAEEEVTVPAEEDGPASEATPAAAKAPVATGDPMVVGAGRARSLSSMGAGASAPVDFSGVGRNDPCPCGSGKKFKKCHGVNA from the coding sequence ATGCTCAAGGGAATCCTCTCGAAGGTCTTCGGCACCCGGCACGAGCGCGAACAGCGACGCATCCAGCCGATCGTCGACGAGATCAACGCGCACTACGAGCGCCTGCAGTCGGTATCCGAGGACGAGCTGCGCGGGCAGACGGCGAAGTTCCGTCGCGTCCTGGCCGAGCGCACGGATGCGCTCGAGCGCCGGGTGGCGGAGCTCAAGCAGCTCAAGCACACGACGAAGGATCCCGCGGTGCGCGAGGCGATCGACCTCGAGCTGGGAGGCGGCGACGGGCGCGGCGGGATCGAGAAGGAGCTGCGCGACGAGATCGCCGAGGTGCTGGACGAGCTCCTTCCCGAGGCGTTCGCCACCGTGCGCGAGGGGGCGCGCCGCCTGTGCGGGTCCATCGTGCAGGTGACGGGGCAGGAGCTCAAGTGGGACATGGTGCACTACGACGTGCAGCTGATGGGGGGCATCCAGCTGCACCTGGGGCGCATCGCCGAGATGGCGACGGGCGAGGGGAAGACGCTCGTCGCCACGCTCCCGCTGTACCTGAACGCGCTCCCGGGGAAGGGGTCGCACCTCGTGACGGTGAACTCGTACCTCGCCCGCCGCGACTCGCAGTGGATGGGGCACCTGTTCCGCTACCTGGGCCTGACCGTCGGCTGCCTGGATGACACCGAGCCGGGGACGCTCGAGCGCCGTGCGGCCTACAACGCCGACATCACCTACGGGACGAACAACGAGTACGGCTTCGACTACCTGCGCGACAACATGGTCGTCGCGCTCGACCAGCGCGTCCAGCGCGGGCACTGGTACGCGATCGTCGACGAGGTGGACTCGGTCCTCATCGACGAGGCGCGGACGCCGCTCATCATCTCGGGGCCGGTGGGGAACGAGAATGACCAGGCGTTCGCCGAGCACAACGGCGCCGTCTTGCGCCTGTTCCGCCGGCAGACCGAGGTCGTGACCGTCCTGGTGGGCGACGCCGAGCGCGCCCTGGAGCAGGGGGACAAGGACGCCGCCGCCCTCGGCTTCTTCAAGGCGCAGCTGGGAAGCCCCAAGAACAAGCGCCTGATGAAGGCCCTCAACGAGCCCGGGGTGAAGCAGCTCGTCCAGAAGATGGAGCTGGAGTACATCGCCGACCGGAAGCTCCCGCCGTCCAAGCAGCAGTTCCGCGAGCTCGAGAACGACCTCTTCTTCGTCCTCGACGAGAAGGGGCACACCGTGCACCTGACGGATAGCGGGATCGACCTGCTGAGCCCGGACGACCCCGACGAGTTCGCGCTGCCCGACATCTCGACGGAGATCCACCGGATCGACCGCGACGGCGAGATGTCGCCGACCGAGAAGCTCGAGGCCCGCCGCACCATCGAGGCGCAGTACGCGATGAAGAGCGAGAAGCTCCACATCGTGCACCAGCTCCTGCGCGCCCACGCCCTGTACGAGAAGGACGTCAACTACGTGGTGCAGGACGGCCAGGTCCTCATCGTCGACGAGTTCACGGGGCGCACGATGCCGGGGCGCCGCTGGTCGGAAGGGCTGCACCAGGCCGTCGAGGCGAAGGAAGGCGTGCAGGTGAAGGGGGAGACGCAGACCCTCGCCACGATCACGATCCAGAACTACTTCCGCATGTACGAGAAGCTCGGCGGCATGACCGGCACCGCCGAGACGGAAGAGACCGAGTTCCACCAGATCTACGGCCTCGAGGTCGCCGTCATCCCGACCAACCGGCCGGTGGTGCGCGAGGACCGGCAGGACCTGATCTACAAGACGCGGCGCGAGAAGTTCAACGCGATCGTCGAGGAGACCCGCCGGCTGCACGAACTGGGGTATCCGGTCCTCGTCGGCACGGTGAACGTGGAAGTGTCGGAAACGCTGTCGCGCATGTTCAAGCGCGCCGGCCTCCCGCACAATGTCCTCAACGCCAAGTATCACCAGCGGGAGGCGGAGATCGTCGCCGGCGCCGGGCAGCGCGGCGCGGTCACCATCGCCACCAACATGGCGGGGCGCGGAACGGACATCAAACTCGGCGAGGGCGTCAAGGCGGCGCTCCCCTCGAAGATCGCGGATCCGGATGGCAAGGAGATCGACGTCGAGGAATGCGGCGGGCTCCACATCATCGGTTCCGAGCGTCACGAGTCCCGCCGGATCGACCGGCAGCTGCGCGGGCGCTCGGGGCGCCAGGGCGACCCGGGAGCGTCGCAGTTCTTCCTGTCGCTCGAAGACGACCTGATGCGGCTGTTCCAGTCCGACCGCATCGCGCGGTTGATGGACCGCCTCGGGGCGCAGGAGGGCGAGGTGCTGACGCACCCGCTCGTGACGCGTTCCATCGAGCAGGCACAGAAGCGCGTCGAGCTGCAGAACTTCCAGGCCCGCAAGCGGCTCCTGGACTACGACGACGTGATGAACCAGCAGCGCGAGGTGATCTACTCGCTGCGCTCGTTCGCGCTCGAAGGAGGGGAGGAGCTGCGCGGCGAGTCGCTCAAGATGGTCGAGAAGGCCATCACCAAGCGCGTGACCGACCTGCTGGCCGTGTACGAGGACGCGTCGCAGTGGGACCTCGGGCTCGTGCGGCAGGAGCTGCTGATGCACTACCTCCTGTCGGTTCCCGAGCTCGAGGGCGACGACACGCCGACCACGACGGACGGGGTGGTCCAGGCCGCCGTCGCTTCGGCGCGCCTCGCCTTCGCGGCCAAGGAGGAGAGCCTCAACGCCGTGCGCGACGAAAGTGGCCAGGGATTCGCCCCGCGGCTCAACGCGCTGGTGATGCTCAACGTCCTGGACGAGAAGTGGAAGGACCACCTGTACGATCTCGACCAGCTGCGGGCAGCCATCCACTATCGCTCGTGGGGGCAGAAGGATCCGCTCATCGAGTACAAGCAGGAAGCGTACACGATGTTCGTGGACCTGATGGGCGACATCCATCACACGTTCGCGGAGCGGTTCCTCAGGGCCCAGCTGGTCTTCAATCCCCAGGACTTCATGGGGGGAGACGGTGCCGGGGCGCCATCGCCCGAGCCCGAGGCGCCGCGCCGTCCGACGAAGCGCTACAACGCGCTCGGGATCCTCGAGGACATCGTCGACGAGCCGCTCGTGGCCGAAGCCGAGGAAGAAGTGACCGTCCCGGCCGAGGAGGACGGTCCGGCCTCCGAGGCGACGCCTGCCGCCGCCAAGGCCCCCGTCGCCACGGGCGATCCGATGGTCGTGGGGGCTGGGCGTGCGCGGTCGCTTTCGAGCATGGGGGCGGGAGCGTCCGCACCGGTCGACTTCTCGGGAGTGGGGCGGAACGATCCGTGCCCCTGCGGGTCGGGGAAGAAGTTCAAGAAGTGTCATGGCGTGAACGCGTGA